Proteins from a genomic interval of Nasonia vitripennis strain AsymCx chromosome 3, Nvit_psr_1.1, whole genome shotgun sequence:
- the LOC100117599 gene encoding uncharacterized protein LOC100117599 produces MRRARVTLLLLALLGLMLLMTISVAEAKLQQQQTVNADDDDDDDDDDWEEDNYPSKPEIDDDGRVYKNPRNSPSAHCPRDIELALILGQKCLRKCSTDEDCKSKKKKCRCDGICGMTCIKPDRECPELTEIEHGVMVVSGRFFGDRANYTCDPGYIAVGLSERICRADGHWTGVPPTCKKDPQSFCGVPNKLPNARHNALPEQTSFDVDSMVQYFCDHGYETKGSPKAKCLMTEGVASWYGPDITCEARSCGPPADILNGWHAGECYNYDCHVSYHCADGYELVGKAEKICVADGTWLPAELPKCVEVTSVECDPPENPVNGKAIYTSYAYNSVVSYECTPGYTIVGAATRRCSADGKWTGQVPACREINCGLPGTLYNGWIDNIENGTGMGASLIFRCKERMKLEGHSSSLCQMDGKWRYPLPQCLAPCIVPHIDRGHVYVASDERDHINNVTVAEHGKRLVVECVQDYEFAAASITPVVCNNGTWSIVPTCSPARCKLMPKPPKNGMVIAPKTDHGMKAVFKCKDGFELVGGGPYNNSYSVECQYGNWTGDIPHCIEVYCPFPGYVQNGKVLLVGNMGVYDYRPYVKKVVNNKQIMYDCDKGYYLSEGPPGATCIGGSWSPKELPKCTLGQHPRIRWNRRRRSIGADKNETVVMAYRKFIDFFRKIGKKLLELEMEKSHEAMMNSARKEVNRTSNSTGHQLTSSSNSSSGSNFVAHRNGSSKAHASKARTRDEKMIDFLRIVYRKLQRIDSRHASNDTNVTMHELLNVLSKNFFHVDLSEPRRNASGKAHDSYESKSQREFTKLKREFERIMKFYNKSLRWSEKHLRKDLRKKKKSQQQQQGHQKDAEKDKQKTKEKKKEKQHKSPNYYKGFYEFINDYVSQKLTALEAQNATEELIRKMRIDKISVRNGTMFTVGEIYTFFKHIIEAKLNSSKADNETVSTAATTTTGNTSTTSTTTDSRTTAWPYPGASKKVSPTKSPRKTSTFSPPRPTTTAPAPTTIATPKMNNLIVSENEIPALEIENSGEKPRSKRIRDASTRSPIAEVRRKLLSINHPLGGGESASFAFKSELARQQQGRFKRFLPVNAELAENQMFLKNLYLNAYEEEYKANVKRSMSLNNQRASIWSREATSQRQIN; encoded by the exons ATGAGGCGAGCGCGAGTGACGCTGCTGCTTCTGGCCCTGCTGGGCCTGATGCTGCTAATGACGATCAGCGTCGCCGAGGCCAagctccagcagcagcagaccgTCAATgccgacgatgacgacgacgacgatgacgatgacTGGGAGGAGGATAACTACCCGTCCAAGCCGGAGATCGACGATGACGGCCGGGTTTACAAGAACCCGCGCAACTCGCCGTCGGCCCACTGCCCGCGCGACATCGAGCTGGCCCTCATCCTCGGGCAGAAGTGCCTGCGAAAGTGCTCCACCGACGAGGACTGCAAGAGCAAGAAGAAAAAGTGCCGCTGTGATGGCATTTGTGGCATGACCTGCATCAAGCCCGACCGCGAGTGCCCCGAGCTCACCGAGATCGAACACGGCGTCATGGTGGTGAGCGGCAGGTTCTTCGGCGACCGGGCCAACTATACCTGCGACCCCGGCTACATCGCGGTCGGGCTCTCAGAGCGCATCTGCCGAGCCGACGGACACTGGACCGGTGTGCCCCCGACCTGCAAGAAGGACCCGCAGAGCTTCTGCGGTGTGCCCAACAAGCTGCCCAACGCGAGGCACAACGCGTTGCCAGAGCAGACAAGTTTCGACGTGGACAGCATGGTTCAGTACTTCTGCGACCACGGCTACGAGACCAAGGGATCGCCCAAGGCCAAGTGCCTGATGACCGAGGGAGTGGCCAGCTGGTACGGGCCCGACATCACCTGCGAGGCCAGAAGCTGCGGCCCGCCGGCCGACATCCTCAACGGTTGGCACGCAG GCGAATGCTACAACTACGACTGTCACGTCTCCTACCACTGCGCCGACGGCTACGAGCTCGTGGGCAAGGCCGAGAAGATCTGCGTCGCCGACGGCACGTGGCTGCCGGCCGAGCTTCCCAAATGCGTCGAG GTGACGTCGGTCGAGTGCGATCCGCCCGAGAACCCGGTTAACGGCAAGGCCATCTACACCAGCTACGCCTACAACTCGGTCGTGTCGTACGAGTGCACACCCGGCTACACGATCGTCGGCGCGGCCACGAGACGCTGCAGCGCCGATGGCAAGTGGACGGGTCAGGTTCCTGCCTGCCGGGAGATCAACTGTGGCTTGCCCGGAACCCTCTACAATGGCTGGATCGACAACATCGAGAACG GAACGGGCATGGGCGCGAGTCTGATCTTCCGCTGCAAGGAGCGCATGAAGCTGGAGGGCCACAGCTCGAGCCTCTGCCAGATGGACGGCAAGTGGCGGTACCCGCTGCCCCAGTGTCTGGCCCCGTGTATCGTGCCGCACATCGACCGGGGCCATGTGTACGTCGCGTCCGACGAGCGTGACCACATCAACAATGTGACGGTGGCCGAGCACGGCAAGCGCCTCGTCGTCGAGTGCGTGCAGGACTACGAGTTTGCCGCGGCGAGCATCACGCCGGTAGTCTGCAACAACGGCACCTGGTCGATCGTCCCGACCTGCTCGCCAGCGCGCTGCAAGCTCATGCCCAAGCCGCCCAAGAACGGTATGGTCATTGCACCCAAGACCGACCACGGCATGAAGGCCGTGTTCAAGTGCAAGGACGGCTTCGAGCTCGTCGGGGGCGGACCCTACAACAACAGCTACTCGGTAGAGTGCCAGTACGGCAACTGGACGGGCGACATACCCCACTGCATCGAGGTCTACTGTCCGTTCCCCGGTTACGTGCAGAACGGCAAGGTCCTCCTCGTCGGCAACATGGGCGTCTACGACTACCGGCCCTACGTCAAGAAGGTCGTCAACAACAAGCAGATCATGTACGACTGTGACAAGGGATACTACCTGAGCGAGGGTCCGCCAGGCGCGACCTGCATCGGCGGCTCCTGGAGCCCAAAGGAGCTGCCCAAGTGCACCCTGGGACAGCACCCGAGGATCCGATGGAACAGGCGGCGCAGGTCTATCGGTGCGGACAAGAACGAAACCGTCGTGATGGCTTACCGGAAGTTCATCGACTTCTTCCGCAAGATTGGCAAGAAGCTGCTGgagctcgaaatggagaaGAGCCACGAGGCGATGATGAACAGCGCCAGGAAGGAGGTCAATCGCACGTCGAATTCCACCGGGCATCAGCTCACGAGTAGCAGCAATAGCAGTAGTGGCTCGAATTTCGTGGCGCATCGCAACGGTAGCAGCAAGGCTCACGCGAGCAAGGCGCGTACCAGAGACGAGAAGATGATAGACTTCCTGAGGATCGTCTACCGCAAGCTGCAGCGAATCGATTCGCGGCACGCGAGCAACGACACCAACGTCACGATGCATGAGCTGCTTAACGTCCTGAGCAAGAACTTCTTCCACGTCGACTTGTCGGAGCCGCGACGAAACGCCTCGGGCAAGGCCCACGACAGCTACGAATCCAAGAGTCAGAGAGAGTTCACGAAGCTCAAGAGGGAATTCGAGAGGATTATGAAGTTCTACAATAAATCGCTGCGCTGGAGCGAGAAGCACTTGCGAAAGGATCtgaggaaaaagaagaagagtcagcagcagcagcaaggtCACCAGAAGGATGCCGAGAAGGACAAACAGAAgacgaaggagaagaagaaggagaaacaGCACAAGTCGCCCAACTACTACAAGGGATTCTACGAGTTCATCAACGACTACGTCAGCCAGAAGCTGACGGCGTTGGAGGCGCAGAACGCCACGGAGGAGCTCATCAGAAAAATGAGGATCGACAAGATCTCGGTACGCAACGGCACCATGTTCACCGTCGGCGAGATCTACACGTTCTTCAAACATATCATAGAGGCCAAACTCAACTCGTCCAAGGCAGATAACGAGACTGTCAGCActgctgctactactactactggtAATACGAGCACTACTTCCACTACCACTGATTCCAGAACCACGGCTTGGCCGTATCCCGGAGCGAGCAAGAAGGTGTCGCCGACAAAGAGTCCACGGAAGACGAGTACGTTCTCGCCGCCGAGGCCCACAACGACGGCCCCGGCGCCGACGACGATAGCGACGCCGAAAATGAACAATCTGATCGTATCGGAGAACGAGATCCCGGCGCTGGAGATTGAAAATAGCGGAGAGAAGCCGCGCAGCAAGAGGATTCGCGACGCCTCGACGCGGTCGCCGATAGCCGAGGTCAGGCGAAAACTGCTGTCCATCAACCACCCCCTGGGAGGAGGCGAGAGCGCGTCGTTCGCGTTCAAATCGGAGCTGGCGCGGCAGCAGCAGGGTCGCTTCAAGCGCTTCCTACCGGTCAACGCCGAGCTGGCGGAGAATCAAATGTTTCTTAAGAATTTGTATCTGAACGCGTACGAGGAGGAGTACAAGGCGAACGTGAAACGTTCCATGTCCCTGAACAATCAACGAGCGAGTATCTGGTCGCGTGAGGCGACGAGTCAGCGGCAAATCAACTGA